CCCCATTCTGCTATGATAGACAGTGATGTTGTACCGAGAGTCGATCTTTATTACGGGGTTTCCGGGGTTTATTGCGGGGCGGCTGGTGGCGAGGCTTGCTCGGTCTGAGACGCAGTTTTATCTGCTGGTGCAGCCGCAGTTTGTCGAGCAGGCGATGCAGGACATCGAGGATATCGCCGAGGAGACTGGCGTGGCTCTAGAGAGCTTTGTGATCGTCGAGGGCGACATCTGCCAGCCCGATCTCGGCATTGACGCCGCCGACCTCGAGACCATTCGGTTTGAGACGACCGACATCTATCACCTTGCTGCGATCTATGACCTCGCGGTCGCACACGACCCGGCATTTGCCGTCAATCTCGAGGGCACCCGTAACGTCAACGCCTTTGCCCGCTCGGTCAAAGAGCTTCGCCGATACAACTATATTTCGACCTGTTACGTCGCCGGCAAGCGCGTCGGTCAAATACTCGAGACCGAGCTCGAGCACGACGCCGGCTTTCGCAACTTTTATGAGGAGACCAAGTACCTCGCCGAGGTCGAGGTCGAGCGGCTCAAGGCCGATCTGCCGGTAACGATATTTCGCCCGGCGATCGTCGTCGGCGACTCGGTGACCGGCGAGACCGTCAAGTATGACGGCATATATTACCTTATAAAATATCTGCGCAAGGCCGCCGTGCTGCTGC
This is a stretch of genomic DNA from Chloracidobacterium sp.. It encodes these proteins:
- a CDS encoding SDR family oxidoreductase, which produces MLYRESIFITGFPGFIAGRLVARLARSETQFYLLVQPQFVEQAMQDIEDIAEETGVALESFVIVEGDICQPDLGIDAADLETIRFETTDIYHLAAIYDLAVAHDPAFAVNLEGTRNVNAFARSVKELRRYNYISTCYVAGKRVGQILETELEHDAGFRNFYEETKYLAEVEVERLKADLPVTIFRPAIVVGDSVTGETVKYDGIYYLIKYLRKAAVLLRLVNVGNDKVRLNLVPVDFVVEAIAALARDKQAIGKTIAIADPTPMTTAELFDAIAHDMTGRKSEFSPPVKLTEWFLNTRISPPLTGLPHAGVPYFFISQTYDTAIADELLAPHGIVCPRFGDYVGNLLDFVEEFPQL